The following are encoded in a window of Massilia sp. R2A-15 genomic DNA:
- a CDS encoding response regulator transcription factor yields MTQILIVEDNGEYAGDMAEFLVELNHDVTIATTAAEMWAALTKTPTAVVVLDLGLPDEDGFNVIPRMRQLYPEIGLLVLTGRVAFDNRILGLRLGADHYLTKPIKFPELAAHIEALDRRVRPQEAALPAPTKWTLRVSARQLELSGSVIDLTEKECNFLHLLTINTRPVPRQVIVAGMGGDDPDASRRVDMLVYRLRKKARSGLGQDLPLRSAYGEGYSLSAGFTLL; encoded by the coding sequence ATGACGCAGATACTGATCGTTGAAGACAACGGCGAATACGCCGGAGACATGGCGGAGTTCCTGGTGGAGCTCAATCATGATGTCACGATCGCCACGACCGCCGCAGAAATGTGGGCCGCGCTGACCAAGACGCCGACCGCAGTGGTCGTGCTCGACCTCGGTTTGCCCGACGAAGATGGCTTCAACGTCATTCCCCGCATGCGCCAGCTGTACCCCGAGATCGGGCTGCTGGTGCTGACCGGCAGGGTCGCGTTCGACAACCGCATCCTCGGCTTGCGCCTCGGCGCCGACCACTACCTGACCAAGCCGATCAAGTTTCCCGAGCTGGCCGCCCACATTGAGGCGCTCGACCGGCGCGTGCGTCCGCAGGAAGCGGCGCTGCCGGCGCCGACCAAGTGGACCCTGCGCGTGAGCGCGCGCCAGCTGGAACTGTCGGGCAGCGTCATCGATCTGACGGAAAAAGAGTGCAACTTCCTGCATCTGCTGACCATTAATACCCGTCCGGTGCCGCGCCAGGTGATCGTGGCCGGCATGGGCGGCGACGACCCCGACGCCAGCCGCCGGGTCGACATGCTGGTGTACCGCCTGCGCAAGAAGGCGCGCAGCGGCCTGGGCCAGGACCTGCCGCTGCGCAGTGCCTACGGCGAGGGATACAGCCTGTCGGCCGGTTTCACCCTGCTGTGA
- a CDS encoding Tex family protein yields MLPSIEQRLALELAAKPAQVAAAIALLDEGATVPFIARYRKEATGGLDDIQLRLLEERLRYLRELEDRRAAIIASITEQNKMTPALLDAVTHAEDKTRLEDLYLPYKQKRRTKAQIAIEAGLAPLADGLLADPTINPELEAAKYLREAFTSDDGNNPGVADAKAALDGARQILMERFAEDATLLQSLREYVREHGVVESKVVEGKQEEGEKFADYFAYSETIGTVPSHRALALLRGRREGILDVTLRLDTEPEKPKWDAPHNPCEGRIAARFGIKNLGRPADKWLADTARWTWRVKSFMHLETELMGALREKAELDAINVFALNLKALLLAAPAGPRATMGLDPGLRTGVKVAVVDATGKVVDTAVIYPHQPKNDWDGSLHLLGQLAAKHNVSLISIGNGTASRETDKLAQDLIRQRPELKLTKIVVSEAGASVYSASEFASRELPDMDVSLRGAVSIARRLQDPLAELVKIDPKSIGVGQYQHDVSQSQLARSLDAVVEDCVNAVGVDVNTASAPLLARVSGLSSSVAQSIVTYRDMKGAFASRAALKAVPRLGDKTFEQAAGFLRVMGGENPLDASAVHPESYPLVEKILADIKKDMKAVIGDAGLLKTLNPARYADEKFGVPTITDILKELEKPGRDPRPEFTTATFKEGVEEIRDLRPDMILEGVVTNVAAFGAFVDIGVHQDGLVHISALSNTFVKDPHTVVKAGQVVRVKVLEVDEKRKRIALTMRLTDSAPQPGARPEQRADRNDSKRMAQHQKQRAPEPSGSMAAAFAKLRK; encoded by the coding sequence ATGCTCCCTTCTATCGAACAACGCCTCGCCCTCGAACTCGCCGCCAAGCCGGCGCAGGTCGCCGCCGCCATCGCCCTCCTCGACGAAGGCGCCACCGTGCCGTTCATCGCGCGTTACCGCAAGGAAGCGACCGGCGGCCTCGACGACATCCAGCTGCGCCTGCTCGAAGAGCGCCTGCGCTACCTGCGCGAGCTCGAAGACCGGCGCGCCGCGATCATCGCGTCGATCACCGAACAGAACAAGATGACGCCGGCGCTGCTGGACGCCGTCACCCACGCCGAGGACAAGACCCGCCTCGAGGACCTCTATCTGCCGTACAAGCAGAAACGCCGCACCAAGGCGCAGATCGCGATCGAGGCGGGCCTGGCGCCGCTGGCCGACGGCCTGCTGGCCGATCCGACCATCAATCCGGAGCTGGAAGCCGCCAAATACCTGCGCGAGGCCTTCACCAGCGACGACGGCAATAACCCTGGCGTGGCCGACGCCAAGGCGGCCCTTGACGGCGCGCGCCAGATCCTGATGGAGCGCTTCGCCGAAGACGCCACCTTGCTGCAGTCGCTGCGCGAATACGTGCGCGAACATGGCGTGGTCGAATCGAAGGTCGTCGAGGGCAAGCAGGAAGAAGGCGAAAAGTTCGCCGACTACTTCGCCTACTCTGAGACGATCGGCACCGTGCCTTCGCACCGCGCGCTGGCACTGCTGCGCGGGCGCCGCGAAGGCATCCTCGACGTCACCCTGCGCCTCGACACCGAGCCCGAGAAGCCCAAGTGGGACGCGCCGCACAACCCGTGCGAAGGCCGCATCGCCGCGCGCTTCGGCATCAAGAACCTGGGCCGCCCGGCCGACAAGTGGCTGGCCGACACGGCCCGCTGGACCTGGCGCGTGAAGAGCTTCATGCACCTCGAGACCGAGTTGATGGGCGCCCTGCGCGAAAAGGCCGAACTCGACGCGATCAACGTGTTCGCGCTGAACCTCAAGGCCCTGCTGCTGGCCGCGCCAGCCGGCCCGCGCGCCACCATGGGCCTCGATCCCGGCCTGCGCACCGGCGTCAAGGTGGCGGTGGTCGACGCCACCGGCAAGGTGGTCGACACCGCCGTGATCTATCCGCACCAGCCGAAGAACGACTGGGACGGCTCGCTGCACTTGCTGGGACAACTCGCGGCCAAGCACAACGTGTCGCTGATCTCGATCGGCAACGGCACCGCCTCGCGCGAGACCGACAAGCTGGCCCAGGACCTGATCCGCCAGCGCCCGGAACTGAAGCTGACCAAGATCGTCGTGTCGGAAGCCGGCGCCTCGGTGTACTCGGCCTCCGAATTCGCCTCGCGCGAACTGCCCGACATGGACGTGTCGCTGCGCGGCGCGGTATCGATCGCGCGCCGCCTGCAGGACCCTCTGGCCGAACTGGTGAAAATCGATCCGAAGTCGATCGGCGTCGGCCAGTACCAGCACGACGTGTCGCAAAGCCAGCTGGCGCGCTCGCTCGACGCCGTGGTCGAGGATTGCGTCAACGCGGTCGGCGTGGACGTCAACACGGCGTCGGCGCCGCTGCTGGCGCGCGTGTCGGGCCTGTCGTCGAGCGTCGCCCAGAGCATCGTGACCTACCGCGACATGAAGGGCGCGTTCGCCTCGCGCGCGGCGCTGAAAGCCGTGCCGCGCCTGGGCGACAAGACCTTCGAGCAGGCCGCCGGCTTCTTGCGCGTGATGGGCGGCGAGAACCCGCTCGACGCCTCCGCGGTGCACCCAGAGTCGTACCCGCTGGTCGAGAAGATCCTGGCCGACATCAAGAAGGACATGAAGGCGGTGATCGGCGACGCCGGACTGCTGAAAACCCTGAACCCGGCGCGGTACGCCGACGAAAAGTTCGGCGTGCCGACCATCACCGACATCCTGAAGGAGCTGGAGAAGCCGGGCCGCGATCCGCGTCCTGAATTCACCACCGCGACCTTCAAGGAAGGCGTCGAGGAGATCCGCGACCTGCGGCCGGACATGATCCTCGAGGGCGTAGTGACCAACGTGGCGGCGTTCGGCGCTTTCGTCGACATTGGCGTGCACCAGGACGGGCTGGTGCACATCTCGGCGCTGTCGAACACCTTCGTCAAGGATCCGCACACGGTGGTCAAGGCGGGCCAGGTAGTGCGCGTGAAGGTGCTTGAAGTCGACGAGAAGCGCAAACGCATCGCGCTGACCATGCGCCTGACCGATAGCGCGCCGCAGCCGGGCGCCCGGCCGGAGCAGCGCGCCGACCGGAACGACAGCAAGCGCATGGCGCAGCACCAGAAGCAGCGCGCGCCCGAGCCGTCGGGCAGCATGGCGGCCGCTTTCGCCAAGCTACGCAAGTAA
- a CDS encoding transposase gives MARLPRLVVPLQAHHVVQHGHDHQAIFREPEDYDRFLGWLRDSAKAYKVAIHAYVLMPSQLQLLATPSDEDGLALALQRVGRYYVPWYNAKYGRSGSLFQGRFKTSVIEAPAFLMQCSQYIELTPVRAHAAADALAYPWSSYAHHAGVRPDPVITDHGLYWALGNTPFQREAAYKELAERGLSGAQLAAIEQAVLKGWPLGSDAFKVDLQNKAKRQVLPAKRGRPFKVKPAEG, from the coding sequence ATGGCCCGTCTTCCCCGCCTCGTCGTCCCCCTTCAAGCCCACCACGTGGTCCAGCACGGCCATGACCATCAGGCGATTTTCCGCGAGCCGGAGGATTACGATCGCTTTCTCGGCTGGCTGCGCGACAGCGCGAAGGCGTACAAGGTCGCGATCCACGCCTACGTGCTGATGCCGTCCCAGCTGCAGCTGCTGGCCACTCCGTCGGACGAGGACGGGCTGGCGCTGGCGCTGCAGCGCGTCGGCCGCTACTACGTTCCCTGGTACAACGCCAAATACGGGCGCTCCGGTAGCCTGTTCCAGGGCCGCTTCAAGACCTCGGTGATCGAGGCGCCGGCCTTCCTGATGCAATGCAGTCAATACATCGAATTGACGCCGGTGCGCGCGCACGCCGCCGCAGATGCGCTCGCGTATCCGTGGTCGAGCTACGCGCATCACGCGGGTGTGAGGCCCGATCCGGTGATCACCGACCATGGGCTGTACTGGGCGCTGGGGAACACGCCGTTCCAACGCGAGGCGGCGTACAAGGAACTGGCAGAGCGCGGACTGAGCGGGGCGCAACTGGCCGCGATCGAGCAGGCGGTGCTCAAGGGCTGGCCGTTGGGGTCGGATGCGTTCAAGGTCGATTTGCAGAACAAGGCCAAGCGCCAGGTGCTGCCGGCCAAGCGCGGCAGGCCGTTCAAGGTCAAGCCGGCAGAGGGCTGA
- a CDS encoding DUF4114 domain-containing protein gives MTTVQSNAAAGKAAAEAAKAIKANAAEAAKAAKAVAPKAPAAAKTPASTVTLGAAAAKPELGLYTPAGKVAGAAPAASVASEKPDGLEMTAGGVIAGSGHVVVDIQASDSGYDNKIFYSTDNFKTRQYIGVDNKTGSVDLGTFAAGTKIQFGIDNGQGNFFKAGAASGNSDNIEHAKMSGTADGGVQIGFEDLQGGGDRDFNDAIIKVRNVPAQAPVAVPDPKTNHSGLGDGSNPGQGGGKVNSPNIGTDNPGAAKATAAEKAKADAAAAKQAAADAKAAKEAEAKAAAAAKAAAAAEAKAAAQLKAKAKPVETPAPAPAAKDNRSGLGDGTNPGKGAGRDNSPSTGTLNPGGLKKA, from the coding sequence ATGACTACCGTACAAAGCAACGCCGCCGCCGGCAAGGCAGCCGCCGAGGCGGCAAAAGCGATCAAAGCGAACGCCGCCGAAGCGGCCAAGGCAGCCAAGGCGGTAGCGCCCAAGGCGCCGGCGGCGGCGAAGACGCCCGCGTCCACGGTCACGCTCGGCGCCGCCGCGGCCAAGCCGGAACTCGGGCTGTACACGCCGGCCGGCAAGGTCGCCGGCGCCGCCCCGGCCGCGAGCGTGGCCAGCGAGAAGCCGGACGGCCTGGAAATGACCGCCGGCGGCGTCATCGCCGGCAGCGGCCATGTGGTGGTCGACATCCAGGCGTCCGACTCGGGTTACGACAACAAGATCTTCTACTCGACCGACAATTTCAAGACCAGGCAATACATCGGCGTCGACAACAAGACCGGATCGGTCGACCTGGGCACATTCGCGGCCGGCACCAAAATCCAGTTCGGCATCGACAACGGCCAGGGCAATTTCTTCAAGGCCGGCGCCGCCTCCGGGAACAGCGACAACATCGAGCACGCGAAGATGAGCGGCACGGCCGACGGCGGCGTGCAGATCGGCTTCGAAGACCTGCAGGGCGGCGGCGACCGCGACTTCAACGACGCCATCATCAAGGTGCGCAACGTGCCGGCGCAGGCGCCCGTGGCGGTGCCGGACCCGAAGACCAACCATTCCGGCCTGGGCGACGGCAGCAATCCAGGCCAGGGCGGCGGCAAGGTCAATTCGCCGAACATTGGTACCGACAACCCGGGCGCCGCCAAGGCGACTGCGGCCGAGAAGGCGAAAGCCGATGCGGCCGCGGCAAAGCAGGCGGCGGCCGACGCCAAGGCGGCCAAGGAAGCGGAAGCCAAGGCCGCGGCTGCGGCGAAGGCGGCCGCGGCGGCGGAAGCGAAAGCGGCGGCGCAACTCAAGGCCAAGGCCAAGCCGGTGGAAACCCCGGCGCCGGCCCCGGCCGCCAAGGACAACCGCTCGGGCCTGGGCGACGGCACCAATCCGGGCAAGGGCGCGGGCCGCGACAATTCGCCGAGCACCGGCACGCTCAACCCGGGCGGACTGAAAAAGGCCTGA
- a CDS encoding DEAD/DEAH box helicase: protein MDLMRDDSSDAPAAPAAQPSAPAAPLAAPVASWLQRVDAAAHPRPKLSAEIKDPKLAQFKFVYVLAPTSGGRHVALCLCKARLRPNGDVAAASPVSEVFSLLSAPPAYLEGDDEDLVRFFIAMRSGAQQSSSATEPKGKIGAILLQMLLEQDKLLWANSWPDMSNGLVYPLQAGPVRKANLVWRDEGRTARLGWQVEPAPGATHSAADQIDYMLPTDPPWYIDNLSCGALDLNRGGVDISLAELQALVAQAPALTGSDKRRVSQLLLAHGLQQLMPLPQPLTQRMRNDVTPRPYLLLDSVQLADGATQRWHDMAVLSYDYDGERVSFDPAQRVVRQIGDVTEVIARDSAAEAAALATLNALGFRKPSTPPLNGLAGALQLDSQAHWIRFAQGDLDTLAAGGWQLKRSKTYRYDVVAVEDWYADIDQPAEAGNAWFELELGIVVNQKRVPLLPVLVQLIRSAPADFDPDVLAAHADTDQMLAPLPDGLRVALPWGRLKPILATLGELYFSDKIKNKVRLSTLDAARLEDLARGTELRWTGGEQLRETGRKLSLFGSVQKVPAPGGLQATLRDYQADGLAWMQFLREYDLAGILADDMGLGKTVQTLAHILVEKEAGRLTSPALVIAPTSLMTNWQDEAAKFAPGLKVLLLQGKERLELFDQIDNVDLVLTTYALLPRDEEKLREHAYHLVILDESHYIKNNRSKAAQSAGLLNARHRLCLTGTPLENHLGELWSQFHFLLPGLLGDEKTFNSQFRHPIERQDDPLRRALLNRRIRPFLLRRTKDNVAKELPPKTEMVRKVELSGAQRDLYETVRLAMDKKVRDEIDKKGVARSQIVILEALLKLRQVCCDPRLVKALPARKKDSGSAKLLDLMQMVDDLLDEGRKILVFSQFTSMLELIQQELDARRIPFALLTGETKDRAAQVAAFQQGAVPIFLISLKAGGVGLNLTAADTVIHYDPWWNPAAEQQATDRAWRIGQDKPVFVYKLIAKGTLEEKIQLLQQKKSDLAQSILADGESQKLVLTQEDLQAIFAPLEE, encoded by the coding sequence ATGGATTTGATGCGCGACGACTCCAGCGATGCGCCGGCCGCCCCAGCGGCCCAGCCGTCCGCGCCGGCCGCGCCGCTGGCGGCCCCGGTGGCCAGCTGGCTGCAGCGGGTCGACGCCGCCGCGCACCCGCGCCCGAAACTGAGCGCCGAGATCAAGGATCCGAAGCTGGCGCAGTTCAAGTTCGTTTATGTGCTGGCCCCCACCAGCGGCGGCCGCCATGTGGCCCTGTGCCTGTGCAAGGCGCGCCTGCGCCCGAACGGCGACGTGGCCGCGGCCAGCCCGGTCAGCGAGGTGTTCTCGCTGCTGTCGGCCCCGCCCGCCTATCTCGAAGGCGACGACGAGGACCTGGTGCGCTTCTTCATCGCCATGCGCAGCGGCGCCCAGCAAAGCAGCAGCGCCACCGAGCCCAAGGGCAAAATCGGCGCGATCCTGCTGCAGATGCTGCTGGAGCAAGACAAATTACTGTGGGCTAATTCCTGGCCCGATATGTCGAACGGCCTGGTCTATCCGCTGCAGGCCGGCCCGGTGCGCAAGGCCAACCTGGTCTGGCGCGACGAGGGCCGCACCGCCCGCCTCGGCTGGCAGGTCGAGCCGGCGCCCGGCGCCACCCACAGCGCCGCCGACCAGATCGACTACATGCTGCCGACGGATCCGCCGTGGTACATCGACAACCTGTCGTGCGGCGCGCTGGACCTGAACCGCGGCGGCGTCGACATCTCGCTGGCCGAGCTGCAGGCGCTGGTGGCCCAGGCGCCGGCGCTGACCGGCAGCGACAAGCGCCGCGTCTCGCAGCTGCTGCTGGCGCACGGCCTGCAGCAGCTGATGCCGCTGCCCCAGCCGCTGACCCAGCGCATGCGCAACGACGTCACGCCGCGCCCCTACCTGCTGCTCGACTCGGTCCAGCTGGCCGACGGCGCCACACAGCGCTGGCACGACATGGCCGTGCTGTCCTATGACTACGACGGCGAGCGCGTCTCGTTCGACCCGGCCCAGCGCGTGGTGCGCCAGATCGGCGACGTCACCGAGGTGATCGCGCGCGATTCCGCCGCCGAGGCCGCCGCGCTGGCGACCCTGAACGCGCTCGGCTTCCGCAAGCCGTCCACGCCGCCGCTGAATGGCCTGGCCGGCGCCCTGCAGCTCGACAGCCAGGCGCACTGGATCCGATTCGCCCAGGGCGACCTCGACACCCTGGCCGCCGGCGGCTGGCAGCTCAAGCGCTCGAAAACCTACCGCTACGACGTGGTCGCGGTGGAAGACTGGTACGCCGACATCGACCAGCCGGCCGAGGCGGGCAATGCCTGGTTCGAGCTGGAATTGGGCATCGTGGTCAACCAGAAGCGGGTGCCACTGCTGCCGGTGCTGGTGCAGCTGATCCGCAGCGCGCCGGCCGATTTCGACCCGGACGTGCTGGCCGCCCACGCCGACACCGACCAGATGCTCGCGCCCCTGCCCGACGGCCTGCGCGTGGCGCTGCCGTGGGGCCGACTGAAGCCCATCCTCGCCACCCTCGGCGAGCTGTATTTCAGCGACAAGATCAAGAACAAGGTGCGCCTGTCCACCCTCGACGCGGCCCGCCTCGAAGACCTGGCGCGCGGCACGGAATTGCGCTGGACCGGCGGCGAGCAGCTGCGCGAGACCGGCCGCAAGCTCAGCCTGTTCGGCTCGGTGCAGAAGGTGCCGGCGCCAGGCGGCCTGCAAGCCACCCTGCGCGACTACCAGGCCGACGGCCTGGCCTGGATGCAGTTCCTGCGCGAGTACGATCTGGCCGGCATCCTGGCCGACGACATGGGCCTGGGCAAGACGGTGCAGACCCTGGCCCACATCCTGGTCGAGAAGGAAGCCGGCCGCCTGACCAGCCCGGCGCTGGTGATCGCCCCGACCAGCCTGATGACCAACTGGCAGGACGAGGCCGCCAAATTCGCGCCAGGCCTGAAGGTGCTGCTGCTGCAAGGCAAGGAGCGGCTCGAGCTGTTCGACCAGATCGACAACGTCGACCTGGTGCTGACCACCTACGCGCTGCTGCCGCGCGACGAGGAAAAGCTGCGCGAGCACGCCTACCACCTGGTCATCCTGGACGAATCGCACTACATCAAGAACAACCGCTCCAAGGCGGCCCAGAGCGCCGGACTGCTCAATGCGCGCCACCGCCTGTGCCTGACCGGCACGCCGCTCGAGAACCACCTGGGCGAACTGTGGTCGCAGTTCCACTTCCTGCTGCCGGGCCTGCTGGGCGACGAGAAGACCTTCAACAGCCAGTTCCGCCATCCGATCGAGCGCCAGGACGACCCGCTGCGCCGGGCCCTGCTGAACCGCCGCATCCGGCCCTTCCTGCTGCGCCGGACCAAGGACAACGTCGCCAAGGAACTGCCGCCGAAGACCGAAATGGTGCGCAAGGTAGAACTGTCCGGCGCCCAGCGCGACCTGTACGAAACCGTGCGCCTGGCGATGGACAAGAAGGTGCGCGACGAGATCGACAAGAAGGGCGTGGCGCGCAGCCAGATCGTGATCCTCGAGGCGCTGCTCAAGCTGCGCCAGGTGTGCTGCGATCCGCGCCTGGTCAAGGCGCTGCCGGCGCGCAAGAAGGACAGCGGCTCGGCCAAGCTGCTCGACCTGATGCAGATGGTGGACGACCTGCTCGACGAAGGCCGCAAGATCCTGGTGTTCTCGCAATTCACCAGCATGCTCGAGCTGATCCAGCAGGAACTCGACGCGCGCCGTATCCCGTTCGCGCTGCTGACCGGCGAAACCAAGGACCGCGCGGCCCAGGTCGCCGCGTTCCAGCAGGGCGCCGTGCCGATTTTCCTGATCAGCCTGAAGGCCGGCGGCGTCGGCCTGAACCTGACCGCGGCCGATACCGTGATCCACTACGATCCGTGGTGGAATCCGGCGGCCGAGCAGCAGGCCACCGACCGCGCCTGGCGCATCGGCCAGGACAAGCCGGTGTTCGTCTACAAGCTGATCGCCAAGGGCACGCTGGAAGAGAAGATCCAGCTGCTGCAGCAGAAGAAGTCCGACCTGGCGCAGTCGATCCTGGCCGACGGCGAGTCGCAGAAGCTGGTGCTGACCCAGGAAGACTTGCAAGCCATTTTCGCTCCACTCGAGGAATAA
- a CDS encoding PAS domain-containing sensor histidine kinase, with the protein MTPGAADQFRTIAEIGGDVACIVDCRTGEPTYISASVEQLVGYSPDELRGQMAGGALVPVMAGLPARLARFVAGDLSRLKLVREFDFPHRDGHLVPVEIISSVLVDQAGQPSVLVGLIRDLSARREHEAGRRRFASMLNHEFRTPLSTIDGAIQRLEVTGADADQPTRERYRRISAAVERLIGMLDQYLSPDRVEASGTVRRTDSINPRRLLEEGALLARAAGRHATLALGDLPDTLRGEPQGLRLALKVLVDNALQYSPAGTPIALSGQRTEGGIELRVRDHGAGVPEGETELIFAKSRRGSNAGARPGSGLGLYMARSVVEVHGGTVGVEPAGAEGAVFTIFLPIRESSGKLVASSGDTSDNSGNKIRLALGPDNAQP; encoded by the coding sequence ATGACGCCAGGCGCCGCCGACCAGTTTCGCACCATTGCCGAGATCGGAGGCGACGTCGCCTGCATCGTCGATTGCCGCACCGGCGAGCCCACCTACATCAGCGCCTCGGTGGAACAGCTGGTTGGCTACAGCCCCGACGAGCTGCGCGGCCAGATGGCCGGCGGCGCGCTTGTGCCGGTAATGGCGGGCCTGCCGGCGCGCCTGGCGCGCTTCGTCGCCGGCGACCTGAGCCGCCTGAAGCTGGTGCGCGAATTCGACTTCCCGCATCGCGACGGCCACCTTGTCCCGGTGGAAATCATCTCCAGCGTGCTGGTCGACCAGGCCGGCCAGCCGTCCGTGCTCGTCGGCCTGATCCGCGACCTGTCGGCGCGCCGCGAGCATGAGGCCGGCCGGCGCCGCTTTGCCAGCATGCTCAACCACGAATTCCGCACGCCGCTGTCGACCATCGACGGCGCCATCCAGCGGCTGGAAGTGACCGGCGCCGATGCCGACCAGCCCACGCGCGAGCGCTACCGCCGCATCTCGGCCGCGGTCGAACGCCTGATCGGCATGCTCGACCAGTACCTGTCGCCGGACCGGGTCGAGGCCAGCGGCACCGTGCGCCGCACCGACAGCATCAATCCGCGCCGGCTGCTGGAAGAAGGCGCCCTGCTCGCGCGCGCGGCCGGGCGCCACGCAACGCTGGCGCTGGGCGACCTGCCGGACACGCTGCGCGGCGAGCCGCAGGGCTTGCGGCTGGCGCTGAAGGTGCTGGTCGACAACGCGTTGCAGTATTCGCCGGCCGGCACGCCGATCGCCCTGTCGGGCCAGCGCACCGAGGGCGGCATCGAGTTGCGGGTGCGCGACCACGGCGCCGGCGTGCCCGAGGGCGAAACCGAACTCATCTTCGCCAAGTCGCGGCGCGGCAGCAATGCCGGCGCGCGGCCCGGCTCCGGCCTCGGCCTGTACATGGCGCGTTCGGTGGTCGAAGTCCACGGCGGCACGGTCGGCGTCGAGCCGGCCGGTGCGGAAGGCGCCGTGTTCACAATCTTCCTGCCAATACGTGAGTCTTCCGGGAAACTTGTTGCATCATCTGGTGACACAAGTGATAATTCCGGTAACAAAATTAGGTTGGCACTGGGCCCCGACAATGCCCAGCCTTAA
- a CDS encoding GFA family protein codes for MLTGGCYCKAIRYRVSGRIFDATICHCEMCRGTTGAPCVAWFSVASNEFALLAGAPASFRSSDHATRTFCPTCGTQLTFRDDARPDETDVTICSLDDPNMIAPQDHTFTRSQAGWLKLADGLPRFTLSRAEG; via the coding sequence ATGCTGACGGGCGGATGTTATTGCAAAGCTATCAGGTACCGCGTTTCGGGACGAATTTTCGACGCGACTATCTGCCACTGCGAAATGTGCCGCGGGACGACCGGGGCGCCGTGCGTCGCGTGGTTCAGCGTGGCCTCGAACGAATTTGCCCTGCTGGCCGGCGCGCCGGCATCGTTCCGCTCGAGTGATCATGCGACGCGAACGTTTTGCCCCACCTGCGGCACCCAGCTCACGTTTCGCGACGATGCCAGGCCGGACGAGACCGACGTGACTATCTGCAGCCTGGATGATCCGAACATGATCGCGCCGCAAGACCACACCTTCACGCGCAGCCAGGCTGGATGGTTGAAGCTGGCGGACGGTTTGCCGCGTTTTACGCTCAGCCGCGCCGAAGGCTGA